In Candidatus Omnitrophota bacterium, the genomic stretch ATCCCCAAAATCCCGCCGAAAAGAAAATATCGGCTCCCAAAGAAAACGCGCCGCCTCCTGAATCTTCCCCCGCCGTCTCCAGTGGACGGCCATTCTCTCAGCAACAAGGGAATCTTCCTTGGCCCGCCAAGGGCGCGGTGATTCGTCCTTTCGGGGAATACGCCTATCCCCAATCCAATATCACGATGAAAAGCCCCGGCATCGATGTCCGCGTCCAGGCGGGAACTCCCATCAAAGCCGTGGCGGAAGGCGAGGTTCTTTACGCGGGAGACATTCCCGGCTTCGGTCAAACGGTCATCCTCGCTCATGAAGGAAATTATCTGACGGTTTACGGGCGCGTTGCCGAAACTGTCTCGGTCAATCAATCCGTCAGCGCCGGACAGGTCATCGGAAAAGCGATGGGAATGGAAAACCAAACGGACTATCATTTTGAAATCCGCCAAGGCAAGACAGCTTTGAATCCCCTTCAATGGTTAAGTAGATAAGGATTTCGAAACGAGCATTGATTCCGCTCGTTTTCACGGTCATCATATAAAGGTCCCCCAAAGGGGCTGAACTGCGCCTTCATCTTATAAACTCATGTTGCGCAAGAAGGCCATTTTCCTGTGAATTTGCTGTTTTCCCAATCCCTCTCCAAGATGGGGAGAGGTTAGGTGAGGGCTGATAAGAATAAACTTAGCTTCCCTCACCCTGACCCTCTTCCATAGGGCGAGGGAAAGGAACTACGTAATATGAGTTATAAATATTGATTTCGAATATCGATGCGCCCGTCCGGCGATCATCCAAAAGGAGTTCCTTCATGTCCGCTCCGGGAAACAAGCCTTTCGTTCTTTTATTTGCGCTACTCCTCTTGATCTTCCTTTCTCTCGGCATCGGCGTTCAGCGAAGCGTGCTGGCCCTGGACGATATCGATGAAGAGTTGAAGCAGTTGGAAATCATTATCGACATTATGGGCATGATTCAAAAAGACTACGTCAATCCGGAGAAGACCAAAACCCAAGACCTTATCAACGGCGCTATCCACGGCATGGTCTCCAAACTCGACCGCTACAGCGTCTATATGGAAAAAGACGAAGCCAAGGAATTCAACGATCAGACGCAAGGCTCCTTTGGCGGATTGGGCATTCAATTCGACATCGTCGATGGATGGTTGACCGTCATCGCCCCCTTGCCGGGAACCCCGGCGGATAAAGCCGGCGTTATGAGCGGAGACCGGATTGTGGAGATCGAAGGCGAAAACACCCGCAACATCAACATCGATCAGGTTACGAAAAAATTGAAAGGCGAACCGGGAACAACGGTCCATATCGTCATAGCCCGCCGGGGCGAGTCCAAGTTGATCGAAAAAACCATAACGCGCGAAATTATTAATACCAACGCCGTGGAAAAAGAAGAAAAACGCATGTTGGACGGTTCCATTGGCTACATTCGGCTGCGCGATTTCACTCGCGACGCCGCCGAAGAAGTGGAAAGCGCCATCCAGGAACTTCGGCTTCAGGGGATGAAAGGACTGATTTTCGACTTGCGTTATAACGGCGGCGGTTTGCTCAATGTCGCCGTCAAGACCAGCGATCTATTCATCGAGCCGGGTAAAGTGATCATGTCCCATAAAGACAACCGGGGCGTGGAAACGAAATACTACGCCGAGAAGAAGCCACTGGGCGATTTCCTCCTGGCGATATTGGTCAATGAGTATTCCGCCAGCGCTTCCGAGATCGTAGCAGGCTGCATTCAAGATCAAAAACGCGGCGTCATCGTTGGGCCTATCGGCCATAAAACATTGGGGAAAGGCTCCGTCCAAACGCTTTACGACCTGAAGCAAGGCGCTTCCCTTAAACTTACTACTGCCAAGTATTACACTCCTTCGGGACGTTCTATTGAAGACGACCAAGGTCTCACGCCCGATGTTTTCGTCCAAATCACCGACAATCAAAGGGATGCTGTCCGCAAAGCGGGGAAAATCGGCTATCTTACGCCCGAATTGGTTGGTCAAAAGCCGAAAGAAGAAGCGCCGCATAAAGTGAGCGTCGAAGAAGCTTTCCAGCCT encodes the following:
- a CDS encoding S41 family peptidase, whose translation is MSAPGNKPFVLLFALLLLIFLSLGIGVQRSVLALDDIDEELKQLEIIIDIMGMIQKDYVNPEKTKTQDLINGAIHGMVSKLDRYSVYMEKDEAKEFNDQTQGSFGGLGIQFDIVDGWLTVIAPLPGTPADKAGVMSGDRIVEIEGENTRNINIDQVTKKLKGEPGTTVHIVIARRGESKLIEKTITREIINTNAVEKEEKRMLDGSIGYIRLRDFTRDAAEEVESAIQELRLQGMKGLIFDLRYNGGGLLNVAVKTSDLFIEPGKVIMSHKDNRGVETKYYAEKKPLGDFLLAILVNEYSASASEIVAGCIQDQKRGVIVGPIGHKTLGKGSVQTLYDLKQGASLKLTTAKYYTPSGRSIEDDQGLTPDVFVQITDNQRDAVRKAGKIGYLTPELVGQKPKEEAPHKVSVEEAFQPPKETNGEESIYDIELYTAYQCLKGAEVLLSLGAAQN